One uncultured Methanobrevibacter sp. genomic window, TTGACTGTGTTTTAAGCGGAATGACAACTTTAGAACAGGTTAAACAAAACATTGAAATAGCATCAAAGCCCGATAAAATCAGCGACTATGATCAGGAATTAATAAGAGAGGTTGCAAGAACCTACAGAGGATTTTTAGGAAACCAATGTACCAGATGCGGTTATTGCATGCCTTGTCCCCATGGTGTCGATATAATAAACTGTTTAACAGAATACAACATTGCACATATGTTAAATGACCCTAAAGCCAGTGCAATGCAGTATTTTACATTGATTGATGATGATTCAAGAGCAGACAGTTGCGTTCAGTGTGAAGAATGCATACCGTTTTGTACACAGATGCTGAATATTCCGGAAGAGCTTCAAAAAGTATATGAATACTTCGGAAGCGAATTTGACCATTTCTAGGTGGAAAAATGGAAGATGATAACAGATATTGGCAAATCATGACCCGCCAGATGCCAATTGTAAATAAAGAAGAGCAAGAAAAATTCAAGAATGCAAAAATCACTGTCATCGGATGCGGAGGAATTGGAGGTCAGACCATCGAAATGCTGGCAAGATTAGGTGTTGGCGAGCTGATTTTAGTTGATGAAGATGTATTTGACTGGACAAACTTAAACAGACAAACACTTGCAAGTACTGCCGAAATCGGATGCAAAAAAAGTGATGTTGCAAAACAAAAAGTCGAACTGATAAATCCCTATGTTAAAGTTAAAAGTTACAACCAGCATGTCGACAGCTCAAACATCGATGAAATCATCAAAGACGCAGACATTGTCATTGATGCGCTTGATAATGTCCTCACACGAGTAATTGTTTCAAGAAAGACAAGAGAATATAAAATTCCATACATTCACGGAGCAATTCATGGAACATTAGGCCAGATTACAGTATTTTTAGCAAATACAAAAAGTTATGAAGAAATGTTCAACCTGCCATCCCTGGGAAAGGAATTGAATAATGATGTGACTGAATGTTTAAAAAATATTACATCAGGAACCCCTCCGGCTCTCGGACCTACACCCAATCTGATAGGCTGTCTTGAAGCTATGGAAGCCTTTAAAATAGTAACCGGCCTTGGAAAAGTTACAGTTGCACCAAAAATATTGACATTTGATTTAATGGATTTCAATTCTTTTAAAATAGAAGAAATCTAAAAACAAATCACTTTTTAAAACTTTTTTATATTAGATTGAATATTTTATAATATTATTAAAAAATTATTAAATTATATTTAATAAATTAAATTAAACATATACAGTGATATAGTAAAAATTAGAGAATAGCTATATCTAATTATTTTTTTTCAAAATCTTTATATAGTAATAAATAAAGATATTTATTTAATAGGAAATATATTTCCGACATTTAAAACTCAATTTTATAAGCATTCGGAGCTTGATTTAGATGAGCGATATTCCAGAAGAAAAAATACAACTCATAAAAGAAAAAATGAAAGAGGATAATATCAAATTTATCCGTTTACAATTTGTTGATATCAACGGAACTGTAAAAAACATTGTCATTCCTTTCAATGGCGAAGACATGTCTGAATTATTTAATGAAGGAATGTTATTTGACGGATCATCCATTGCAGGATTTGTTGGTGTAAATGATAGTGACCTTGTCTTAAAACCAGATATTAATACCTATTCCAGACTGTCATGGAGACCTGAAGAATCCGCAACATGCAGATTTATCTGTGACATATGGACTGCTGATAAAAAACCTTTTGCAGGAGACCCAAGAGGAGTACTCAAAAAATCCCTTGCACACATTGCTAAAAGAGGCTTGCAATACAACATCGGCCCAGAACCTGAATTCTTTATTGTAGACATTGATGAAAACGGATATCCTATGCCCTACGATGATGCAGGATACTTTGATGTTGAACCTTTAGACAAAGGCCCTGACTTTAGAAGAGAGCTAACCTTAAACCTGGAAGACCTTGACTTTGAAGTTGAAGCTTCCCACCACGAAGTGGCACCTGGACAAAACGAAATAGCATTCAAATTTAAAGACGCTCTTAAAACCGCTGATGCAGTAATCACATTTAAACAGGCTATCAAAGCTATCGTAGACAATATGGCTACTTTTGATCAGATGGATTACAGAGTAACATTCATGCCTAAACCGTTCTTTGGAGTGAGCGGAAGTGGAATGCACTGTCACCAGTCAGTCTTTAAAGGAGATAAAAACCTCTTTTCAGATCCTGATTCAGAAACAGGCCTTTCCAAAGACGCACTTTACTTTATGGGAGGATTGCTTAAACATGCTCCTGCAATTACCGCAATTACAAACCCTATTGTTAACTCATACAAACGTTTAGTGCCTGGTTTTGAAGCTCCAGTATACAGAGCATACGGTCTTAGAAACAGATCCGCATTAATCAGAGTACCGGCAGCACGTGGAAAAGCTACACGTATCGAATACAGATCACCTGACCCTGCATGTAACCCTTACCTTGCATTTGCAGTAATGCTTGAAGCAGGAGTAGACGGAATTGTAAATAAAATTGACCCAGGTGAACCTGTAGAAGATGACATCTACAAAATGACACAGGAAGAAAGAGAAGCAAGAGGCATTAAAGTATTACCAACCAGTTTATGGGAAGCATACCACTCATTAGAGGAAGACCCAATGATACTTAATGCCCTGGGACCTCATGTCAGCGAAAAATTCCTGGAACTCAAATACCAAGAATGGGACGAATACCGTGTTCAGGTATTCGGATACGAACAAAGAAAATATTTAGATATCTAAATCTAAATATTATTTTTTCTTTTTAAAAATTAAAGTAGGCCTTTTCATGTCAGAAACAGAACATAAAATGATTGAGATATTACGCATTTTGACTCAGCACGATAAACCTATCGGGTCTAAATTAATTGCTGACGAACTAAAAAACAAAGGATTTAATTTAGGCGAGCGTGCCGTAAGATATCATATGCAGATATTAGATGAAAAAGGCTATACTGAAAGAATCGGGTATGCCGGAAGGCAGATTACCGAATTGGGTCGTGAGAAATTAGAAAAGGGTCTGATATATGACCAGGTCGATTTCATTCATTCAAAATTTGAAGAAATGATTTATTTAACTGACTTCAACTATATGACACAAACCGGAAATGTTGTAGTCAACACTTCAACCATTTATAATGAAGAATCCATCAATATAATGAAAGAAATTTTTGAAAGTGGTCTTTCTGTTAGCCCTTACATCAATTTAAATAAAGTTAAAAATTCAGATGAAATTGAAGTAACAACAATATGCGGAACAACTATAGACGGAATACTGCTCAACGAAGGAATTCCTTCACAGCTTAAATACGGAGGACTTCTTAAAATTGAAAATTCACAACCCATCAAATTTACAGAATTAATATCATACAAAAAGACATCCATAACACCTTTGGACGCATTTTCAATGGCTTCACAGACATCAGTTCTTGATGTAGTTACAAAAGGAAACGGAACCATTCCTGCAAACTTCAGATTGATTCCAAGTATAGGGCGAAAAAAGGCAGTTTCAATAATTGATAAACTGAAAAATATTGGAATAAATGGAATTATAAGCATTTCACATGACGGAGAAGACATTCTGGGTCTGCCCGTACCAAACGGAATGGTTGGAATAGCAATCGTAGGCGGAATAACACCTTTCTGTGCAATCAAAGAGTTGGGAGAACCGATTGACATAAAAATAGCCGAAGAGATAATGGACTTCAAAACATTACATCCAATTACAAGCAAAATAGAACCTATATTGAAACATCCTCAAAGCAACAACCAGCCAAAAATTCCATTTTTGCTTCCGAAATCATGGAATTTAATCCAGCAGGTTAATTTTGATGTTGAAAAAAGAAAAGGAGACATTATTGCAAATGTTTCTTATATTAGCAAAGACAATTTGGATAAATCAATGAGAATAATGGAGGAAACATACAATTCCGATCCTAAATACATTAATCCTTATTATAAACTTATTGACCATCCTACAGATGATGAAAAAATAGGAATAGCTACCATCTGCAGTTTAAGTATAGACGGACTTTTAATAAACAATGGAATAATGTGCAATCCGATTTATGGAGGATTGCTTGAGCTTACAGAACCGCCTCTCTTCATTGACCTAATATCATATAGCGGAACAACCCTTGACCCTCATAAGATATTCATATCAAAAAACAAGACTACAGTATATAAAAATCAGGGTGCTAAAAAGATATTAGCCAGTTTCAAAGAAATTCCTTATGTTTCCCGCGAATATGCAGTTTATCTATTGGACATATTGAAAAACACAGGATTTTCAATTTATAAAATAGGAAAACCACGAGAAGTAACCTACAATGCAAAAGCAGATAATTATAATTTCGGTGTTGTAGCCGGAAGTGGACTCAATACAATAGCTGCAATAAAGGAAAATGGAATAGCCATTCAAGTAAAGGCTATTGAAAAATTAATACCTTTTGAAAAAATGGATAGACTGTAACTAAATTACAGTAACATCCACAGCTTCATCATTTTTAGGATAGTGAACAAATTCTATAATATCCTCTTCTACTTCATATACATCTATTTCAACTGTAGCTCCAAGGTCGCTTTCATCAAGAGAAACAAGTAACCTGAAGCCCGGTTCACCGAAATATTCAGAAAAATCAACGTTTAAAACTTCTCCTTCTGCGAATATTCGGTTGTATGAAATCTCAATGTTATCATGAATTTTCACATTTTCTTTTAAGTATTTTACTGCTTCTTCTGTTGTTAATTCCAAATCTTTCATGATAATCAACTCCGATATATAACAATATATTTTATCACATATAAAAGTTTGTATTCATACGAACAAAATAATTTTTCAATGAAAAATGAAAAGTAAAAAATAATAGAAAAAAAAGAGTAATTAAAGTACTTCAATGATAAGTTCCTTATCATCATGAATGTGGCGCATTTCAATTAAATCTTCACCAATTTCGTTGAAATCAACTTCAATGGATTGATTTAATATTTCACCAGTCAGTTGTAAACCGACTCTAAGACCTTCTCCTGTTACTTCGTCTTCTTCTGTAATACCTAAAACTTCACCAGGAGCAAAAATACGATTGTAAGAAATTTCTAAAATATCTCTAACTTTAACATTGTTTCTAACATATTCAATAGCTTCTTCCAAGGTCATTTGAACTTCTTCTACCATAGTATCGCCCATACAATTTTAAAAAAAGAAAAAAGAGAAAGGAATTATAAATTCCTGTATTCTCTGATTGAAGTATATTCGTCGTCTAATTCACCGTAAGTAGCTAATTTATCTTTATTAGCTTCAGCACCTAAGTAAAGGTTACCTTTACCGTTGAGACCAATATCTCCAGTGTAGTGAATATATTTACCTTCGAAAGTAACACCATCTACTTCAGGGTCTACAACAATTCCGTTGAGGACGAATCCTTCGAGTAATCTTCCAAGGAATCCGTGGATAACAATGTTACCGTTTTTCATTTGTCCACCAGGCCAACGGTTTACGTCACCGTCAATTTCGATGGTACCTTTGGTCATGTGAATACCGGCTAAGATATCACAGTTACCTTTAACATGAATTTTACCACCAGTTAAACATTCACCACATTGTTTTCCAGCATTACCGCCAACAACGATTTGTCCACCGGTCATACCTCTCCATTCACCAATGTAAGAAGCACCAGTAAATTCTTTGGTGTTTCCTTCAATTTCAAGGTATCCTCCGGACATTTCTCTTCCTGCGTGAGCTGCTGCGTTACCTTTAACGAGAATGGATCCACCAGACATTTCAGCTCCAACGTGTAAATCTACACTGCTGTTACATACGATGTTTCCACCGCTCATTTTACAACCGATGTATTTTACTCTGTTTAAATCTCCGTTTAAAATCATTTCAACTTCATCAGGTCCGTTAGCTTCTCCTTCAACAGTTACTGTGAAGAAGTCAGTAAGTGGGAATCTTGAGTTTCCAATTGGGACTTGATATTTAGCGAAATCTGCTTCGGTCCATGAATAAATTTCATCTGGAATTAATTCATCGAATTCTAAAGCGATTGAAGAAGTTTTGATTTGATCAAATGTAATTGTTTTCACAATAATCACCCCTATTTACCATCAACATCAACAACGATTGGGTTGGATACGTAGTGGTCATGTACTGGGTAGTTTTCCCATTTGACTGAGTAGTATTGAGTAAAGAACGGCATAATGTTGTCGATAACTTTTTGTTCGTTTTGTTCCCATCCTTTTACGTTAACCCAAATGTTTTGACTTTCTTTAACTTTAACAATTTCTTTATCTTTTACTAAGATTTGACCATCTTTAATAGTGTAATCAGCAACATTGAAACCTTTTTCGATTTCTGCAGCTTGTCTGGATGGATCAATTTCATTAGGATTTATGTCGTATACTGCAATGTCTGCTCTGTAACCAGGGGTG contains:
- a CDS encoding formylmethanofuran dehydrogenase subunit C, producing the protein MIIVKTITFDQIKTSSIALEFDELIPDEIYSWTEADFAKYQVPIGNSRFPLTDFFTVTVEGEANGPDEVEMILNGDLNRVKYIGCKMSGGNIVCNSSVDLHVGAEMSGGSILVKGNAAAHAGREMSGGYLEIEGNTKEFTGASYIGEWRGMTGGQIVVGGNAGKQCGECLTGGKIHVKGNCDILAGIHMTKGTIEIDGDVNRWPGGQMKNGNIVIHGFLGRLLEGFVLNGIVVDPEVDGVTFEGKYIHYTGDIGLNGKGNLYLGAEANKDKLATYGELDDEYTSIREYRNL
- a CDS encoding DUF128 domain-containing protein, producing the protein MSETEHKMIEILRILTQHDKPIGSKLIADELKNKGFNLGERAVRYHMQILDEKGYTERIGYAGRQITELGREKLEKGLIYDQVDFIHSKFEEMIYLTDFNYMTQTGNVVVNTSTIYNEESINIMKEIFESGLSVSPYINLNKVKNSDEIEVTTICGTTIDGILLNEGIPSQLKYGGLLKIENSQPIKFTELISYKKTSITPLDAFSMASQTSVLDVVTKGNGTIPANFRLIPSIGRKKAVSIIDKLKNIGINGIISISHDGEDILGLPVPNGMVGIAIVGGITPFCAIKELGEPIDIKIAEEIMDFKTLHPITSKIEPILKHPQSNNQPKIPFLLPKSWNLIQQVNFDVEKRKGDIIANVSYISKDNLDKSMRIMEETYNSDPKYINPYYKLIDHPTDDEKIGIATICSLSIDGLLINNGIMCNPIYGGLLELTEPPLFIDLISYSGTTLDPHKIFISKNKTTVYKNQGAKKILASFKEIPYVSREYAVYLLDILKNTGFSIYKIGKPREVTYNAKADNYNFGVVAGSGLNTIAAIKENGIAIQVKAIEKLIPFEKMDRL
- a CDS encoding DUF2097 domain-containing protein — protein: MVEEVQMTLEEAIEYVRNNVKVRDILEISYNRIFAPGEVLGITEEDEVTGEGLRVGLQLTGEILNQSIEVDFNEIGEDLIEMRHIHDDKELIIEVL
- a CDS encoding DUF2097 domain-containing protein yields the protein MKDLELTTEEAVKYLKENVKIHDNIEISYNRIFAEGEVLNVDFSEYFGEPGFRLLVSLDESDLGATVEIDVYEVEEDIIEFVHYPKNDEAVDVTVI
- a CDS encoding HesA/MoeB/ThiF family protein, which gives rise to MEDDNRYWQIMTRQMPIVNKEEQEKFKNAKITVIGCGGIGGQTIEMLARLGVGELILVDEDVFDWTNLNRQTLASTAEIGCKKSDVAKQKVELINPYVKVKSYNQHVDSSNIDEIIKDADIVIDALDNVLTRVIVSRKTREYKIPYIHGAIHGTLGQITVFLANTKSYEEMFNLPSLGKELNNDVTECLKNITSGTPPALGPTPNLIGCLEAMEAFKIVTGLGKVTVAPKILTFDLMDFNSFKIEEI
- the glnA gene encoding type I glutamate--ammonia ligase encodes the protein MSDIPEEKIQLIKEKMKEDNIKFIRLQFVDINGTVKNIVIPFNGEDMSELFNEGMLFDGSSIAGFVGVNDSDLVLKPDINTYSRLSWRPEESATCRFICDIWTADKKPFAGDPRGVLKKSLAHIAKRGLQYNIGPEPEFFIVDIDENGYPMPYDDAGYFDVEPLDKGPDFRRELTLNLEDLDFEVEASHHEVAPGQNEIAFKFKDALKTADAVITFKQAIKAIVDNMATFDQMDYRVTFMPKPFFGVSGSGMHCHQSVFKGDKNLFSDPDSETGLSKDALYFMGGLLKHAPAITAITNPIVNSYKRLVPGFEAPVYRAYGLRNRSALIRVPAARGKATRIEYRSPDPACNPYLAFAVMLEAGVDGIVNKIDPGEPVEDDIYKMTQEEREARGIKVLPTSLWEAYHSLEEDPMILNALGPHVSEKFLELKYQEWDEYRVQVFGYEQRKYLDI